One genomic region from Streptomyces sp. NBC_01431 encodes:
- a CDS encoding RICIN domain-containing protein, with translation MRGKRVAQAVGTALLAPALVVAMTSAAHADSDTHWVHKKSDHCLYPVYDKNAHPTDVTLRTGCSDRDTDWHDVNNGDGTWLERSKYDPGYCMVAYTDHDAYMEPCNGNDYQRWEEIDTGHGWNLKNKATHECLDSNGDRVYMLACNGGDYQLWL, from the coding sequence ATGCGCGGAAAGCGCGTTGCTCAGGCCGTCGGTACCGCACTGCTCGCACCCGCGCTGGTGGTGGCCATGACGTCCGCGGCGCACGCGGACTCCGACACCCACTGGGTGCACAAGAAGAGCGATCACTGCCTGTACCCGGTGTACGACAAGAACGCCCACCCGACCGACGTCACGCTCCGGACCGGCTGTTCGGACCGCGACACCGACTGGCACGACGTGAACAACGGCGACGGGACGTGGCTGGAGCGGAGCAAGTACGACCCCGGCTACTGCATGGTCGCCTACACCGACCACGACGCCTACATGGAGCCCTGCAACGGCAACGACTACCAGCGCTGGGAGGAGATCGACACCGGGCACGGCTGGAACCTGAAGAACAAGGCCACCCACGAGTGCCTCGACAGCAACGGCGACCGGGTCTACATGCTGGCCTGCAACGGCGGCGACTACCAGCTCTGGCTGTGA
- a CDS encoding MBL fold metallo-hydrolase — protein sequence MASDPLRLTVLGSATPYASVDNPCSGYLVSSGRTRIWVDAGSGTLAQLQRHVRLDEVDAIWISHLHADHSADLLTAYYAALYADLRLAAPIPLYGPPGTADRLAHFLTNGPKRSPVESAFAVHELYDGHQVRVGALTLTSRAVSHGMPAFAVRIETEGRSLVFSGDTAPCANLTRLAEGCDVLLCEAESAHAPAGEEQVHHTPEDAGDTARAARAGRLLVTHVGRSLTPERAVARASVGFDGPVGHAAPGITFSIG from the coding sequence ATGGCCAGCGATCCTCTTCGTCTCACGGTTCTGGGAAGTGCGACTCCGTACGCGAGCGTCGACAACCCCTGCTCCGGCTACCTGGTGTCCAGCGGTCGCACCCGGATCTGGGTCGATGCGGGCAGCGGGACGCTGGCGCAGCTCCAGCGGCACGTCCGGCTCGACGAGGTGGACGCGATCTGGATCTCCCACCTCCATGCCGACCACAGCGCGGACCTGCTCACCGCCTATTACGCGGCGCTCTACGCCGACCTGCGGCTCGCGGCGCCCATCCCCCTGTACGGCCCGCCCGGCACCGCCGACCGCCTGGCGCACTTCCTCACCAACGGCCCGAAGCGCAGTCCGGTCGAGTCCGCCTTCGCCGTTCATGAACTGTACGACGGGCACCAAGTGCGCGTCGGCGCCCTCACGTTGACCAGCCGGGCCGTGAGCCACGGCATGCCCGCCTTCGCCGTACGCATCGAAACCGAAGGCCGGTCGCTGGTCTTCTCCGGGGACACGGCCCCCTGCGCGAACCTGACGCGGCTGGCCGAGGGGTGCGATGTGCTGCTGTGCGAGGCCGAGAGCGCGCACGCGCCGGCCGGAGAGGAGCAGGTGCACCACACGCCCGAAGACGCCGGGGACACGGCCCGCGCGGCGCGGGCGGGCCGGTTGCTCGTGACCCACGTGGGCCGCTCCCTCACCCCGGAGCGGGCGGTGGCCCGTGCCTCGGTCGGGTTCGACGGTCCCGTCGGCCATGCCGCACCCGGGATCACCTTCTCGATCGGTTAG
- a CDS encoding DUF6131 family protein, with product MIVLGVILLIVGLILHIGILWTIGIILLAIGLVLLLLGSVGHAVGGRRHYW from the coding sequence ATGATCGTCCTCGGCGTCATCCTGCTCATCGTCGGGCTCATCCTGCACATCGGCATCCTGTGGACGATCGGGATCATCCTGCTCGCCATCGGGCTCGTCCTGCTCCTCCTCGGCTCCGTGGGACACGCCGTCGGCGGCCGACGCCACTACTGGTAG
- a CDS encoding HAD family hydrolase, translating into MTDVFDRLRAQGHALAVFTGNSTRAAGALLKAAGLDADVLIGGDQVSRPKPAPDGILVAADEIGVDPAGLAYVGDSRLDLRAAAAAGSRSGAASWGHMYDASEPADVVLSHPLQALDLLDSPNEREVGVVAGPFAQELGR; encoded by the coding sequence GTGACCGACGTCTTCGATCGACTGCGCGCGCAGGGTCATGCTCTGGCGGTGTTTACGGGTAACAGCACCCGCGCGGCTGGGGCGTTGTTGAAGGCCGCCGGTCTGGACGCGGACGTGCTGATTGGCGGAGACCAGGTGTCGAGGCCGAAGCCCGCTCCTGACGGGATACTTGTGGCTGCGGACGAGATCGGTGTGGATCCGGCAGGGCTGGCCTATGTCGGGGACTCCCGGCTGGACCTGCGTGCCGCGGCGGCGGCCGGGAGCCGCAGCGGCGCGGCGTCCTGGGGACACATGTATGACGCGAGCGAACCGGCTGACGTTGTCCTGTCCCACCCGTTGCAGGCGCTTGATCTCCTCGACAGCCCTAATGAGCGTGAGGTAGGTGTAGTCGCTGGTCCCTTCGCCCAAGAGCTCGGTCGGTAG
- a CDS encoding IS4 family transposase, translated as MPRPGQVKSSGERLSDRIALGVLTRVFPPRLVDEVIAECGRLEQRSRLLPARVVVYFVLAMCLFSGQGYEEVARLLTQGLEHARRWEKPWRVPTTGAIGRARRRLGLEPFKALFAQVCRPVADEDTAGAWYRQWRLVAVDGTVFDIPDTDANAGFFSRPGSGRGQQRSAYPQIRVATLVECGTHAVFAAATGPLKVHEQHLVTGLLDRLEPGMLVLADRGITGFELWRAATDTGADLLWRVRKNIVLPVLEHCGDGSYLSEIVATDDRFRRSNPAPVRVIEYTLAGSDDTVYRLITSLRDPQQAPAAELAALYHQRWEIENTLDEIKTHQGGPQLVLRSRHPDGVEQEVYGFLLVHHALRDVMHHTAHQAGLDPDRISFTRTLNAARRHVTGQAALSPLTTPPRSHPHLP; from the coding sequence GTGCCGAGGCCTGGTCAGGTGAAGTCGTCGGGTGAGCGTCTGTCGGATCGGATTGCTCTGGGTGTCCTGACGCGTGTGTTTCCGCCGAGGTTGGTGGACGAGGTGATTGCGGAGTGCGGTCGTCTTGAGCAGAGGTCGCGGCTGTTGCCGGCCCGTGTGGTGGTGTACTTCGTGCTGGCGATGTGTCTTTTCTCGGGCCAGGGTTATGAGGAGGTGGCCCGGCTTCTGACGCAGGGTCTGGAGCACGCGCGGAGGTGGGAGAAGCCGTGGCGGGTGCCGACGACCGGGGCGATCGGCCGGGCCCGGCGCAGACTGGGGCTGGAGCCGTTCAAAGCCTTGTTCGCCCAGGTGTGCCGTCCGGTGGCCGACGAGGACACGGCCGGTGCCTGGTACCGGCAGTGGCGGCTGGTCGCGGTGGACGGCACCGTCTTCGACATCCCGGACACCGACGCGAATGCGGGCTTCTTCAGCCGCCCCGGCTCGGGCCGCGGGCAGCAGCGCAGTGCGTATCCGCAGATCAGGGTTGCCACGCTGGTCGAGTGTGGCACGCACGCGGTGTTCGCCGCGGCAACGGGACCACTCAAGGTCCACGAACAACACCTCGTTACCGGCCTGTTGGACCGCCTCGAGCCGGGCATGCTGGTGCTCGCTGACCGGGGCATCACCGGATTCGAGCTGTGGCGAGCCGCCACGGACACAGGCGCGGACCTGCTGTGGCGGGTCCGCAAGAACATCGTGCTGCCCGTCCTGGAACACTGCGGCGACGGTTCTTACCTGTCGGAGATCGTCGCCACCGACGACCGCTTCCGCCGGAGCAACCCAGCTCCGGTCCGGGTCATCGAATACACCCTGGCCGGGAGCGACGACACGGTCTACCGGCTCATCACCTCCCTCCGTGACCCGCAGCAGGCCCCTGCCGCCGAGCTCGCCGCCCTCTACCATCAGCGGTGGGAGATCGAGAACACCCTCGACGAGATCAAGACCCACCAGGGCGGCCCCCAACTCGTCCTGCGCTCGCGCCATCCTGACGGCGTCGAGCAGGAGGTATACGGATTCCTCCTGGTCCACCACGCACTGCGGGACGTCATGCACCACACGGCCCACCAGGCCGGGCTCGACCCGGACCGGATCTCCTTCACCCGCACTCTGAACGCCGCCCGCCGCCATGTCACCGGCCAGGCGGCACTTTCCCCCCTCACGACTCCACCACGCTCTCACCCGCACCTGCCGTGA
- a CDS encoding Rieske 2Fe-2S domain-containing protein — MTTAQPSNSPQTFKGAIMRNHPYRSPYGAAPAVPPVPHLPHPQGWFCVGFSQDFKPGTVAPVPFMDGEVVIYRTRSGRLRVTRPYCPHLGAHLGAGGKVEGELLVCPFHHFGFAVDGTCAKTPYGKPPRARLSLVHSRELYGIVWVWHSERDEEPSWDLPVLPVGDTYLARHGVDLCGHPQDQMENAIDYGHVPELHKVGIQVLEEPKVNGCTYVMSYRLQRPLPLIGCVDTQIKVTLIGMGCMHVKFTFGRHSTADAWLMPTPTGPWRMRLWYAAAIDYDSLPAPLRRLPRRPAEWVGASLLNKWSVRDGSVDCLVFHHKTYLHHPKLNDSDGPIGAFRKWAEQFYPRPDTLAARGG, encoded by the coding sequence ATGACCACCGCACAACCAAGCAATTCCCCGCAAACATTCAAGGGAGCGATCATGCGGAATCACCCTTACCGAAGCCCGTACGGTGCCGCGCCGGCAGTTCCCCCAGTGCCGCATCTGCCGCACCCGCAGGGCTGGTTCTGTGTGGGGTTCTCCCAGGACTTCAAACCGGGAACGGTGGCGCCGGTGCCGTTCATGGACGGAGAGGTCGTCATCTACCGCACCCGGAGCGGCAGGCTGAGGGTTACACGTCCCTACTGCCCACATCTGGGTGCTCATCTGGGTGCGGGCGGCAAAGTGGAGGGAGAACTGCTGGTGTGCCCTTTCCACCACTTCGGGTTCGCGGTGGACGGCACGTGCGCGAAGACTCCCTACGGGAAGCCGCCGCGCGCGCGGCTCTCGCTGGTTCACTCCCGTGAGCTGTACGGAATCGTATGGGTCTGGCACAGCGAGCGCGACGAGGAGCCCAGCTGGGATCTTCCCGTACTCCCGGTCGGGGACACGTACCTCGCCCGCCATGGCGTGGATCTCTGCGGGCACCCACAGGACCAGATGGAAAACGCGATCGACTACGGCCACGTCCCAGAACTGCACAAAGTGGGCATTCAGGTACTTGAAGAACCGAAAGTCAATGGATGCACATATGTAATGTCATACCGTCTTCAACGTCCCCTTCCCCTCATTGGCTGCGTCGACACCCAAATCAAGGTCACCTTGATCGGCATGGGGTGTATGCATGTGAAGTTCACCTTCGGCCGCCACTCCACCGCCGATGCCTGGCTCATGCCCACTCCGACCGGCCCGTGGCGCATGCGGCTGTGGTACGCGGCAGCAATCGACTACGACAGCCTTCCGGCCCCCCTGCGGCGGCTTCCGCGGCGCCCCGCGGAGTGGGTCGGCGCATCACTGCTGAACAAGTGGTCGGTCCGGGACGGATCGGTAGACTGCCTGGTCTTCCACCACAAGACGTACTTACACCACCCCAAGCTCAACGACAGCGACGGCCCCATCGGCGCGTTCCGCAAGTGGGCCGAGCAGTTCTACCCGCGCCCCGACACCCTTGCAGCCCGTGGTGGTTGA
- a CDS encoding class I SAM-dependent methyltransferase — protein MAEPPTTSNTPAYGAGLLDHHLPLEARRLRALEAFADPGSRAALDSCGLQAGWRCLEVGGGAGSVARWLAGRCAPGEVVATDLDISLLPKNVPNLTVLRHDVVGEDFPEASFDLVHTRALLEHLPEREDVLAKMVRWTAPGRWVCVEGVIVVTSTDGARNACHRCLDALVALADSMRADARWATAVPRLLAQAGLEDVGLRCTPGLVGPGGNANALLRLALSLTGPAMVARGFIQPQDLTDCTRLLDNARYTDLAFLSLSAWGRRPPA, from the coding sequence ATGGCAGAGCCACCCACGACGTCCAATACCCCCGCTTACGGTGCGGGGCTGCTCGACCATCACCTCCCGCTGGAGGCCCGGCGGCTGAGAGCCTTGGAAGCGTTTGCGGACCCGGGCAGCCGCGCGGCTCTGGACAGCTGCGGCCTCCAAGCCGGGTGGCGGTGCCTGGAGGTGGGCGGCGGTGCCGGCTCAGTCGCGCGCTGGTTGGCGGGGCGCTGTGCGCCGGGCGAGGTGGTGGCCACCGACCTGGACATCAGCCTGCTCCCGAAGAACGTACCGAACCTGACCGTCCTGCGCCACGACGTGGTGGGCGAGGACTTCCCCGAAGCCTCTTTCGACCTGGTCCACACTCGCGCTCTGCTGGAGCACCTGCCCGAACGGGAGGACGTGCTGGCAAAGATGGTGCGCTGGACTGCCCCTGGCCGCTGGGTGTGTGTGGAAGGGGTAATCGTGGTGACGTCCACCGACGGCGCGCGCAACGCCTGCCATCGTTGTCTGGACGCCCTGGTGGCCTTGGCCGACAGTATGCGAGCGGATGCTCGGTGGGCCACCGCGGTGCCCCGGCTCCTCGCCCAAGCCGGCCTAGAAGACGTCGGCTTGCGCTGCACTCCGGGCCTGGTGGGCCCCGGAGGCAATGCCAACGCGCTTCTGCGGCTCGCACTGTCGCTGACCGGGCCCGCCATGGTGGCCCGGGGCTTCATCCAGCCACAGGACCTCACCGACTGCACTCGACTGCTGGACAACGCTCGTTACACCGATCTCGCCTTCCTGAGCCTGTCCGCCTGGGGTCGACGGCCACCTGCCTGA
- a CDS encoding terpene synthase family protein has protein sequence MTKLIDGQVSFHLPEIKRVLPTKRHPSYATVEAENLKFIPSLRRPYYRNGDELACNLEDLHALWGCLVNPSSTTSRSIQYAHWISNWFAVDDLLSDAEKAGCFPEVAEAVISEIVPVLQYRDFDHGEGEHRRAAKSTLYPIYADMPEGIRGRFIGEMLEFVTLYQQEVEMRMRGEIPDFPAYMAIHTASGCWCNTTLAEHGLGMDLTTELQQYPNLRQACRIVHESFVYANDLFSFRKEYFQGDYGNAISVFMLNEGLSLQESVDKLCSLIEEAESRFTVLRRQILSGPLGSRSDIRAYLDELGYCMSGNLEWSYLTPRYHGTGFVWNGQRSGTVVLTPERTSFGDGP, from the coding sequence ATGACCAAACTCATCGATGGGCAAGTGAGCTTCCATCTACCAGAGATCAAGCGGGTTTTGCCGACCAAGCGGCATCCCTCCTACGCCACCGTCGAGGCGGAAAATCTGAAATTCATCCCCAGCTTGCGGCGCCCCTACTACCGCAATGGCGATGAACTCGCGTGCAACCTGGAGGACCTGCATGCGCTGTGGGGATGCCTTGTCAACCCGAGCTCCACCACATCCCGTTCTATTCAGTATGCCCACTGGATCAGCAACTGGTTTGCGGTGGACGACCTGCTGTCGGACGCTGAGAAAGCCGGCTGCTTCCCGGAGGTCGCCGAAGCAGTAATCAGCGAAATCGTCCCTGTTCTGCAGTACAGGGATTTTGATCACGGTGAGGGCGAACACCGGCGGGCAGCGAAGTCGACCCTGTACCCCATCTATGCCGACATGCCCGAGGGAATCCGCGGCCGGTTCATCGGGGAGATGCTGGAGTTCGTCACGCTTTACCAGCAGGAAGTCGAGATGCGCATGCGCGGAGAGATTCCCGACTTCCCCGCATACATGGCGATTCATACCGCCTCGGGGTGCTGGTGCAATACGACACTCGCCGAACACGGCCTGGGCATGGACCTCACGACGGAACTCCAGCAGTACCCGAACTTGCGGCAAGCGTGCAGAATCGTCCACGAAAGCTTCGTGTACGCCAACGACCTCTTCTCATTCCGCAAGGAATACTTTCAGGGGGACTACGGAAACGCAATTTCAGTGTTCATGCTAAATGAAGGGCTCAGCCTCCAGGAGTCCGTGGACAAACTATGCTCACTGATCGAGGAAGCTGAATCCAGATTCACTGTATTGCGCCGCCAGATTCTTTCCGGCCCGCTCGGTTCACGCAGCGATATCCGCGCCTACCTCGACGAATTAGGGTACTGCATGTCCGGAAACTTGGAGTGGTCCTATCTGACTCCCCGCTATCACGGGACCGGATTCGTGTGGAACGGTCAACGCTCAGGAACTGTCGTCCTCACGCCGGAACGAACATCTTTCGGTGACGGCCCGTAG
- a CDS encoding polyprenyl synthetase family protein, with the protein MTVLQGAAAEPAGAAALRRQVTTVLDGFLEHKATAAAKLRMPTEVTECLRDFLAVGGKRLRPLLCVTGWQAAGGHCTPETLIQTAASLEMFHTFCLIHDDVMDDSGSRRGAPTIRRRLAQHHSHGRSAASAEQVGASGAILIGDLALTWSHELLHTAGLTRAQLGAVLPLIDDMRSEVMYGQYLDVTSAGRSTTDVEQALRIARYKTAKYTVERPLHIGAALAGAPLGVREALSAYALPVGEAFQLRDDLLGIFGTPQVTGKPSLDDLREGKHTALIALTFQQASRTQAGHLRHLLGCPTLTEDQAEAARHIITATGAHHTVEQMITARHKQALTALDHASFPATAKAALRHIAHAATTRTT; encoded by the coding sequence ATGACCGTACTGCAAGGGGCCGCAGCCGAGCCTGCGGGGGCGGCCGCACTACGCCGGCAGGTCACCACCGTGCTCGACGGCTTCTTGGAACACAAGGCCACTGCAGCCGCGAAGCTGCGTATGCCGACCGAGGTGACCGAGTGTCTACGCGATTTCCTGGCCGTCGGCGGGAAACGGCTGCGGCCCCTGTTGTGTGTGACCGGCTGGCAGGCTGCCGGCGGTCACTGCACCCCTGAGACCCTGATCCAGACGGCCGCGTCGCTGGAGATGTTCCACACCTTCTGTCTCATCCACGACGACGTCATGGACGACAGCGGCAGCCGCCGCGGCGCCCCCACTATCCGCCGCCGCCTCGCGCAGCATCACAGTCACGGTCGCAGTGCCGCCAGCGCCGAGCAGGTGGGGGCCAGCGGCGCGATCCTCATCGGTGACCTGGCACTCACCTGGTCGCATGAACTCCTGCACACCGCCGGCCTCACCCGCGCTCAACTCGGCGCGGTGCTCCCGCTGATCGACGACATGCGCAGCGAGGTGATGTACGGCCAGTACCTGGACGTCACCTCCGCCGGCCGCTCCACCACGGATGTGGAGCAAGCCCTGCGCATTGCGAGGTACAAGACCGCCAAGTACACCGTCGAGCGCCCGCTGCACATCGGCGCCGCCCTCGCCGGTGCTCCGCTCGGGGTGCGGGAGGCGCTGAGTGCCTACGCTCTGCCCGTCGGTGAGGCATTCCAGCTGCGCGACGATCTCCTCGGCATCTTCGGCACCCCACAGGTGACCGGCAAGCCGTCTTTGGATGACCTGCGCGAGGGCAAACATACCGCCCTAATCGCCCTCACCTTCCAACAGGCCTCCCGCACGCAGGCGGGCCACCTGCGCCACCTTCTCGGATGCCCCACCCTCACCGAAGACCAGGCCGAGGCGGCCCGCCACATCATCACCGCCACCGGGGCTCACCACACCGTGGAACAAATGATCACCGCACGGCACAAACAGGCCCTCACCGCACTGGACCACGCCTCCTTCCCCGCCACCGCCAAAGCGGCACTCCGACACATCGCCCACGCAGCCACCACGAGGACCACATGA
- a CDS encoding zinc ribbon domain-containing protein — translation MGQRAQAEHGGDLVRAAWRPDAQGPGQVGVDGVGEMRLVAGTENPVPDLHRDLPGQLGQLLRNGLKHVPSRPDDRGFVVSGPGGEPVRRERRINVVLAATRGLLAHSVSLRSRRSRSAKGTADKPGRNVRQEAGLNKAVLDVGFGEINRQIEYKARWHAVTIARVPAFFPSSKTCHRCDWIDTGQTLGDREPGVVLDDLRLVGRVPHQQTADLLLVSLQDGRHCSPGGVVVRPLLHGGPARHQAAPQAASGRLCQPLGGWRPWCRRPAPGGCPAWAPVVEQPSVNALKVRPCALLCTPVSASGNGLCWCVSRPRCAATGPQLRRRDF, via the coding sequence ATGGGCCAGCGCGCGCAGGCGGAGCACGGAGGCGATCTCGTACGGGCCGCGTGGCGCCCAGACGCGCAAGGCCCCGGTCAAGTCGGCGTCGACGGTGTCGGGGAGATGCGGCTGGTAGCGGGGACCGAGAATCCCGTCCCGGATCTGCACCGCGATCTCCCGGGCCAGCTCGGGCAGTTGTTGCGCAACGGGCTAAAGCACGTTCCTTCCCGTCCCGACGATCGCGGATTCGTTGTCAGCGGGCCGGGTGGAGAGCCGGTTCGGCGGGAGCGCCGGATCAACGTCGTGTTGGCGGCGACTCGCGGGCTCCTGGCGCACTCGGTGTCACTCCGGTCGCGAAGATCCCGCTCCGCGAAGGGCACCGCGGACAAGCCCGGGCGTAACGTGCGCCAGGAAGCAGGCCTTAACAAGGCAGTGCTCGATGTCGGATTCGGGGAGATCAACCGTCAGATCGAGTACAAGGCCCGGTGGCACGCCGTCACCATCGCTCGCGTCCCGGCCTTCTTCCCCTCGTCGAAGACCTGCCACCGGTGCGACTGGATCGACACCGGGCAGACCCTGGGCGACCGGGAGCCCGGCGTCGTCCTCGATGACCTACGTCTCGTGGGGAGAGTCCCTCACCAGCAGACGGCGGACCTTCTTCTCGTCAGCCTCCAGGACGGACGCCACTGCAGTCCCGGAGGTGTGGTGGTTCGCCCGCTGCTACATGGCGGACCGGCGAGACACCAGGCAGCCCCTCAAGCAGCATCCGGTCGCCTCTGCCAGCCCCTCGGCGGGTGGCGGCCATGGTGCAGGCGCCCGGCGCCCGGCGGTTGTCCGGCCTGGGCGCCGGTCGTTGAACAGCCGTCCGTGAACGCCCTGAAAGTGCGCCCATGCGCCCTCCTGTGCACACCTGTTTCCGCTAGTGGCAATGGCCTTTGCTGGTGTGTATCGAGACCTCGATGTGCCGCAACCGGGCCTCAGCTTCGCAGGCGGGACTTCTGA